The following proteins are co-located in the Flammeovirga kamogawensis genome:
- a CDS encoding valine--tRNA ligase, with the protein MELASKYNPQNIEDKWYQFWLENKYFHSEPNPNKKPFTVVIPPPNVTGVLHMGHMLNNTIQDVLVRRARMRGFEACWVPGTDHASIATEAKVVKMLKEEKNIAKKDITRDEFMGYAWEWKEKYGGIILDQLQKLGASCDWDRTKFTMDEDMSKAVIKVFVDLYKKGWVYRGARMVNWDPAGKTALSDEEVIHKEVNSKLYYVKYPIVGKEGEFVTIATTRPETIPADAGICVNPNDERFKDLIGKKVIVPTTDREIPVFGDDYVDIEFGTGCLKVTPAHDINDYELGLKHNLEVIDIIEEDGTINAKAGAKYDGKDRFVVRKEIIKDLEASGNLVKVEELVNKVGTSERTGAVIEPRISTQWFVSMKEISKPALDNVMNDNIQLHPAKFKNTYRHWMENVKDWCISRQLWWGQQIPAFYLPNGEYVVAETSEEALALAQEKDPSITSLDQLIQDEDVLDTWFSSWLWPISVFDGITNPENEEINYYYPTDDLVTGPDILFFWVARMIIAGYEWKGELPFKNVYLTGIVRDGEGRKMSKSLGNSPDPLDLMKIYGADGVRVGLLLSAAAGNDLLFDEKLCEQGRNFANKIWNALRLVKGLEVTDAPQPEANKIAIDWFESRFNAVLEEVDANCDKYRLSDALMSIYKLVWDDFCSWYLEMIKPEYGSPIDKATLDATIGFFEKIIKLLHPFMPFLTEEIWHVIGDRKEGEACVVAEYPTVQPFDVTLLEQAAAAFDVISQVRNVRNQKQIGPKVPLPMSVMTKDTTVYDRFGGIITKLANLESLTMVDAEVEGATQFVYKSDTCFIDVADQIDVEAEKEKMSKELEYTKGFIASVEKKLSNERFVANAPEAVVAKERQKMADAESKIKVLEDALAKL; encoded by the coding sequence ATGGAACTTGCGTCTAAGTACAATCCTCAAAATATAGAGGACAAATGGTATCAATTCTGGTTAGAAAATAAATACTTCCACTCGGAGCCAAACCCTAATAAGAAGCCATTTACCGTCGTCATTCCACCGCCAAACGTAACTGGTGTACTTCATATGGGACACATGTTGAACAATACAATTCAAGATGTATTGGTTCGTCGTGCACGTATGAGAGGATTTGAAGCTTGTTGGGTACCAGGTACCGATCATGCCTCTATCGCTACAGAAGCGAAAGTGGTAAAAATGCTAAAAGAAGAGAAAAATATTGCCAAAAAAGACATTACACGTGATGAGTTCATGGGCTACGCGTGGGAATGGAAAGAAAAATATGGTGGTATTATTCTAGATCAGTTACAGAAATTAGGTGCTTCTTGCGATTGGGACCGTACTAAGTTCACAATGGACGAGGACATGTCGAAAGCTGTAATTAAAGTTTTCGTAGATCTTTATAAGAAAGGTTGGGTGTACAGAGGTGCTCGTATGGTAAACTGGGATCCTGCAGGTAAGACTGCTCTTTCTGATGAAGAGGTAATCCACAAAGAAGTTAACTCAAAATTATATTACGTTAAATACCCAATTGTAGGTAAAGAAGGAGAGTTTGTAACTATTGCTACAACTCGTCCAGAAACTATTCCTGCAGATGCTGGTATTTGTGTAAATCCTAACGATGAGCGTTTCAAGGATCTAATTGGTAAGAAAGTAATTGTACCAACAACAGATAGAGAAATCCCTGTATTTGGTGATGATTACGTAGATATTGAATTTGGTACTGGCTGTTTAAAAGTAACTCCAGCTCACGATATTAATGATTACGAATTAGGCTTAAAGCACAACTTAGAAGTTATTGATATTATCGAAGAAGATGGTACTATTAACGCTAAAGCTGGTGCAAAATACGATGGTAAAGATCGTTTTGTCGTTCGTAAGGAAATTATTAAAGACTTAGAAGCTTCAGGAAACCTTGTTAAGGTAGAAGAACTTGTAAATAAAGTAGGTACGTCTGAAAGAACTGGTGCGGTAATCGAACCAAGAATTTCTACACAGTGGTTTGTTTCTATGAAAGAAATCTCTAAGCCTGCATTGGATAATGTAATGAATGACAACATTCAATTACACCCTGCTAAATTTAAGAATACTTACCGTCATTGGATGGAGAATGTAAAGGATTGGTGTATTTCTCGTCAGTTATGGTGGGGACAACAAATTCCTGCTTTCTACCTTCCAAATGGTGAATATGTAGTTGCAGAAACTTCTGAAGAAGCATTAGCATTAGCACAAGAAAAAGATCCATCTATTACATCTCTTGATCAATTGATACAAGATGAAGATGTATTAGATACTTGGTTCTCTTCTTGGTTATGGCCAATTTCTGTATTCGATGGTATTACAAACCCAGAGAATGAGGAAATCAACTATTACTATCCAACAGACGATTTAGTAACGGGTCCAGATATTTTATTCTTCTGGGTAGCACGTATGATCATTGCTGGTTATGAGTGGAAAGGCGAATTACCATTTAAGAATGTATACTTAACTGGTATTGTTAGAGATGGTGAAGGACGTAAAATGTCTAAATCATTGGGTAACTCTCCAGATCCTTTAGATTTAATGAAAATCTATGGTGCAGATGGTGTTCGTGTAGGTTTATTACTTTCTGCTGCTGCAGGTAACGACTTATTATTTGATGAGAAGTTATGTGAGCAAGGACGTAATTTTGCCAACAAAATATGGAATGCTTTACGTTTAGTAAAAGGATTAGAAGTAACAGATGCTCCACAGCCGGAAGCGAATAAAATAGCTATCGATTGGTTCGAGTCTCGTTTTAATGCTGTTTTAGAAGAGGTTGATGCTAACTGTGATAAGTACAGATTATCAGATGCATTAATGTCTATCTATAAGTTGGTTTGGGACGATTTCTGTTCTTGGTATTTAGAAATGATCAAGCCAGAATATGGTTCTCCAATAGATAAAGCTACTTTAGATGCAACGATTGGTTTCTTTGAGAAGATCATAAAACTTCTTCATCCATTTATGCCATTCTTAACAGAAGAAATTTGGCATGTAATCGGAGACAGAAAAGAAGGTGAAGCATGTGTTGTAGCAGAATATCCTACAGTACAACCTTTTGATGTTACTTTATTAGAACAAGCAGCTGCTGCATTTGATGTTATCTCTCAAGTAAGAAATGTAAGAAACCAAAAGCAAATTGGTCCTAAAGTACCTCTTCCTATGTCTGTAATGACAAAAGATACAACGGTATACGATCGTTTTGGTGGTATAATTACTAAACTTGCTAACCTTGAGTCGTTAACTATGGTTGATGCTGAAGTAGAAGGAGCAACTCAATTTGTATACAAATCAGATACTTGTTTTATAGATGTAGCTGATCAAATTGATGTTGAAGCAGAAAAAGAAAAAATGTCTAAGGAGTTAGAATATACTAAAGGTTTTATTGCTTCTGTAGAAAAGAAATTATCTAACGAACGTTTTGTAGCAAATGCTCCTGAAGCAGTTGTTGCAAAAGAACGTCAGAAAATGGCTGATGCGGAAAGTAAAATCAAAGTATTGGAAGATGCATTAGCAAAACTCTAA
- a CDS encoding putative type IX sorting system protein PorV2, with translation MRRSFYLIINKYLSTLLLFILIYFYSFNSFGQIEAPKYVNEYLAIGVGARALAMGNSQTELVDDATAGYWNPAGLLNIKDRYTASLMHAEYFAGIANYDFAGFATKIDEQSALGFSAIRFGVDDIPDTRYLFDPDGSLNWDNVKSFSASDYAFIFSYARMFPNLPNLQFGANAKIIYRNAGQFANAWGFGLDIGAQWQKGTWKVGVTAKDITGTYNIWTYNPATFYDVFAATGNTIPDNSVEVATPRLIVGGAKSFPIWKNSHLEDADELIGVLVSLGADITFDGKRNTVIKSELLSVDPHAGVEFHYKQMIFLRGGISQLQYITEFNGSKTLEFLPSFGAGFAFKGFTIDYALTNIGDVSTASLYSHIFSLKANFGRTFKRATSTPKSDKYY, from the coding sequence ATGCGAAGATCATTCTATCTGATTATAAATAAATATTTAAGCACTCTATTACTTTTTATATTAATTTACTTTTATAGCTTTAATAGTTTTGGACAAATTGAAGCACCTAAATATGTAAATGAATATTTAGCAATAGGTGTTGGCGCCAGAGCATTGGCAATGGGTAATTCTCAAACGGAACTTGTAGATGATGCCACTGCAGGCTATTGGAACCCTGCCGGTTTATTAAATATAAAAGACAGGTATACTGCATCTCTTATGCACGCAGAGTATTTTGCTGGTATTGCAAATTATGACTTTGCGGGTTTTGCAACAAAAATAGACGAGCAATCTGCATTAGGGTTTTCTGCAATACGATTTGGTGTAGATGATATCCCAGATACAAGATATCTATTTGACCCTGATGGATCATTAAATTGGGATAATGTAAAAAGCTTTTCTGCTTCTGATTATGCATTTATTTTCTCCTATGCAAGAATGTTTCCTAACCTTCCTAATCTTCAGTTTGGAGCCAATGCAAAAATTATTTACAGAAATGCTGGACAATTTGCAAATGCATGGGGTTTTGGTTTAGACATTGGTGCACAGTGGCAAAAAGGAACATGGAAAGTTGGTGTAACCGCAAAAGATATTACGGGAACGTATAATATATGGACCTACAACCCTGCTACTTTTTATGATGTTTTTGCTGCTACTGGTAATACTATTCCAGATAATTCTGTGGAAGTTGCCACACCAAGATTAATTGTTGGGGGTGCCAAAAGTTTTCCAATTTGGAAAAATAGCCATCTAGAAGATGCTGACGAACTTATTGGAGTACTCGTATCATTAGGAGCAGACATTACTTTTGATGGTAAGAGAAATACAGTAATTAAAAGTGAATTATTAAGTGTGGATCCTCATGCTGGAGTTGAATTTCATTACAAACAGATGATCTTTTTAAGAGGTGGTATATCTCAGCTTCAATATATTACAGAGTTTAATGGTTCTAAAACTTTAGAATTCTTACCAAGTTTTGGAGCTGGCTTTGCTTTTAAAGGATTTACAATTGATTATGCACTTACTAATATTGGAGATGTATCAACAGCTTCTTTATACTCACATATTTTTAGTTTAAAGGCTAATTTTGGCCGAACATTTAAACGTGCCACTTCAACACCAAAAAGTGATAAATACTATTAA
- a CDS encoding SixA phosphatase family protein: MKRLILMRHGKSSWTNPLLSDFDRPLNARGQRDIITMSDRLFDRKMMPELIISSPAKRTKITAEKVAEVLSKKLHFEKDFYNALFEDVLESVRNLDNQLDTVMLVFHNPAITDLRNYFLADYLDNIPTSGMVGLEFSDADDWSNLKNGKELFFDFPKKVS; the protein is encoded by the coding sequence TTGAAGAGGTTAATTTTAATGCGTCACGGGAAGTCATCATGGACTAATCCATTACTTTCTGATTTTGATAGGCCACTTAATGCAAGAGGGCAAAGAGATATTATCACGATGTCTGACCGATTATTTGATCGGAAGATGATGCCGGAATTAATTATTAGTTCTCCTGCTAAGCGAACTAAAATTACAGCAGAAAAAGTAGCTGAAGTTTTAAGTAAAAAGTTACATTTTGAAAAAGACTTTTATAATGCGCTTTTTGAAGATGTTTTAGAATCTGTAAGAAATTTAGATAATCAACTTGATACAGTAATGCTTGTTTTTCATAATCCTGCAATTACTGATTTAAGAAATTATTTTTTGGCAGATTATCTAGATAATATTCCTACTTCAGGAATGGTAGGATTGGAATTTTCTGATGCTGATGATTGGTCTAACTTAAAGAATGGGAAGGAATTATTTTTTGATTTTCCTAAGAAAGTTAGTTAA
- a CDS encoding YhdH/YhfP family quinone oxidoreductase, protein MTTFKAFVTEKVGEKEYSSSIQNKNISDLPEGDVLVKVAYSSLNYKDALSALGKPGVTKNYPHTPGIDAAGVVVSSNTSDFKEGDEVIVTSYDLGMNTWGGFSEYIQVPSGWVIPKPAGISLKDSMKMGTAGLTAAMSVYKLVDKVAPEDGNILVTGATGGVGSIAIAILNKLGYSVVTVTGKADKVAYLKSIGAVEVLSRDEFLEGNQRPLLKPRFAGVIDTVGGEFLATAIKSTNPLGVVTCCGNASSFDLPLNVFPFILRGVSLIGIDSQNFPRAERIVVWENIAKDWLPSTLDEITEEVSLDGLKAKIDTIIKGQLSGRVLVKL, encoded by the coding sequence ATGACAACTTTTAAGGCTTTTGTAACGGAAAAAGTAGGAGAGAAAGAATACTCTTCATCTATCCAAAATAAAAATATTTCAGATCTTCCAGAAGGAGATGTATTAGTTAAAGTAGCGTATTCATCATTAAATTATAAAGATGCACTTTCTGCATTAGGTAAGCCAGGTGTAACTAAAAATTATCCTCATACACCAGGTATTGATGCAGCAGGTGTAGTAGTGTCTAGTAATACCTCTGATTTTAAAGAAGGTGATGAAGTAATTGTAACAAGTTATGACCTTGGTATGAATACTTGGGGAGGTTTTTCTGAATATATTCAGGTGCCTTCAGGTTGGGTTATTCCTAAACCAGCTGGCATTTCTTTAAAAGATAGTATGAAAATGGGTACTGCAGGATTAACAGCTGCAATGTCTGTTTATAAATTAGTAGATAAAGTAGCTCCTGAAGATGGAAACATTTTAGTGACAGGTGCTACAGGTGGTGTTGGTAGTATTGCAATTGCAATATTAAATAAGTTAGGCTATTCTGTAGTAACCGTAACAGGTAAGGCAGATAAAGTAGCGTATTTAAAAAGTATTGGTGCTGTAGAAGTGCTATCAAGAGATGAATTTTTAGAAGGTAACCAAAGACCACTTTTAAAACCTAGATTTGCTGGAGTAATAGATACTGTTGGCGGCGAATTCCTTGCTACAGCAATTAAAAGTACTAATCCTCTAGGCGTTGTTACATGTTGTGGTAATGCATCTTCTTTTGATTTACCATTAAATGTTTTTCCATTTATTTTAAGAGGAGTTTCATTAATTGGAATAGATTCTCAGAATTTTCCTAGAGCAGAACGTATTGTTGTTTGGGAAAATATAGCAAAAGATTGGTTGCCAAGTACCTTAGATGAGATTACTGAAGAAGTGAGCTTAGATGGCTTAAAGGCAAAAATTGATACAATTATTAAAGGACAATTGAGTGGTAGAGTATTAGTGAAATTATAG
- a CDS encoding tetratricopeptide repeat protein, whose protein sequence is MNTLYFFKLFTLLFLVTFCSTNSCCFSQITDYPTTSVTTHLNKKDDKYRMLFTVNNVLQKDKNNKDALFTRGKLKCDMGAYKSAQSDFTKALHLDHKKKIDIFYHRGISYYLEKDFLNAIADFDSVIHLQPKHIDALWRKAQCYYYIGANALTIDALDEITVANPESPITWHDMGTLYYKNHNFNKAKDCFTKALILAPHMSVCYNHRGIVYEAMKNYSMAFDDFNRAIFYDSTYADAYNNRGLIYLNYEDYQQAEQDFTSSIEHDQFEPKEALNNRAVTRYILGDYDGSMTDINRLLDHYPYFAKAYITRGNIKERKHDDNGACSDWNKAAELGDLQGEEYTQKTCQ, encoded by the coding sequence ATGAACACACTCTACTTCTTTAAACTATTTACACTACTTTTCCTAGTAACATTCTGTTCAACAAACAGCTGTTGTTTTTCACAAATTACAGATTACCCTACAACTTCCGTTACTACACATCTTAATAAAAAAGATGATAAGTACCGTATGCTCTTTACTGTTAATAATGTTTTGCAAAAAGACAAAAACAATAAAGACGCATTATTTACAAGAGGTAAGTTAAAATGTGACATGGGGGCCTATAAGAGTGCACAATCTGATTTCACAAAAGCATTACACTTAGACCACAAGAAAAAAATAGATATTTTCTACCATAGAGGTATTTCTTATTATTTAGAGAAAGATTTTTTAAATGCGATTGCAGATTTTGATAGTGTAATTCACCTCCAACCCAAACATATAGACGCTCTTTGGAGAAAAGCGCAATGCTACTATTATATTGGTGCAAATGCTTTAACAATAGATGCTTTAGACGAAATAACTGTTGCCAACCCAGAAAGCCCTATAACATGGCACGACATGGGTACTCTTTATTATAAAAACCACAACTTTAATAAAGCAAAAGACTGTTTTACAAAAGCGCTAATTTTAGCTCCACACATGTCTGTTTGCTACAATCATAGAGGGATTGTTTACGAAGCCATGAAAAATTATTCAATGGCTTTTGATGATTTTAATAGAGCTATATTCTATGATAGTACCTATGCTGACGCATATAACAATAGAGGCTTAATTTATCTAAATTACGAAGACTATCAACAAGCAGAACAAGATTTTACTAGTTCTATTGAGCATGACCAATTTGAACCGAAAGAAGCTTTAAACAACAGGGCTGTAACACGATACATACTAGGAGATTACGACGGAAGTATGACGGATATAAATAGGTTATTAGATCACTACCCTTACTTTGCTAAAGCATATATTACAAGAGGAAATATCAAAGAAAGAAAACATGATGATAATGGTGCTTGTTCGGATTGGAATAAAGCAGCAGAATTAGGTGATCTACAAGGTGAAGAATACACTCAAAAAACTTGTCAATAA
- a CDS encoding DUF4292 domain-containing protein, with amino-acid sequence MRKFNSTIHFISTLTILFLVGCQPKTVTTTDSNKSSSLDIHNLNYKYLSTKGKLEFDSPAKDMKLSVDTRIEKDTKMWMSMRVAKIEGLRVLATKDSVFALMKMEKEAYALSYDDVELLLGTRIDYDLLQSIFTGDLPSTFEDGKLKMDDDNFLLTLKGKGIESIALISRTSQKLEKIAVSLRKEKKIAIIDYMDFKAVNEASSQIAPYHSVVKIGTGTADNLQEATTVDIIFSRIQLEEEAQKMPFKIPSKYKLKGRADLEMDLKK; translated from the coding sequence ATGAGAAAGTTCAATAGCACAATCCATTTTATTTCTACTCTTACTATATTATTCTTAGTAGGATGTCAGCCTAAAACAGTTACTACTACGGATTCTAATAAAAGCTCTTCTTTAGATATCCACAATTTAAATTACAAATACCTCTCTACAAAAGGGAAATTAGAATTCGATTCTCCTGCAAAAGACATGAAACTTTCTGTAGATACTCGAATTGAAAAAGATACAAAAATGTGGATGTCTATGCGTGTAGCAAAGATTGAAGGGTTGAGAGTGCTTGCTACAAAAGATAGTGTTTTTGCATTAATGAAAATGGAAAAAGAAGCTTATGCATTAAGTTATGACGATGTCGAATTACTTTTAGGGACACGAATTGACTACGATTTATTACAGTCTATTTTTACAGGTGATTTACCTTCTACTTTTGAAGATGGTAAATTAAAAATGGATGACGATAACTTTTTACTAACGTTAAAAGGGAAAGGTATTGAGTCTATTGCATTAATTAGTAGAACATCTCAAAAGCTAGAAAAAATAGCGGTATCTCTACGTAAGGAAAAGAAGATTGCTATTATAGATTATATGGATTTTAAGGCTGTGAATGAAGCATCATCTCAAATTGCACCTTATCATTCAGTAGTTAAAATAGGCACGGGGACAGCCGATAATTTACAAGAAGCAACAACTGTAGATATTATTTTTTCTAGAATTCAACTTGAAGAAGAAGCACAGAAAATGCCATTTAAAATACCTTCAAAGTATAAATTAAAAGGCAGGGCCGATTTAGAAATGGATCTAAAAAAATAA
- a CDS encoding tetratricopeptide repeat protein, translating to MKKIIYSLIILIISTHSFAQEIVPDTITSTESSFAIIDDNMVFVRELVRLGDSLFYELDQPDEAFKYYMGAYDFISEEGSINIKIGQCFLASVTEQKADAVFYLEKALQLNETISSDLFYDLGRAYQFDEKWNEAIKYYHKSYNALDSSKYEVIDKKIKECQYARTFYDFPNEHIIIKNLGPEVNSKYSDFCPLVDAVEDDLYFTSRRHEFRTDNPDILTHLTENIYHSHRSDYVNWATPYPIPMNTDDHSATVSISMDGSEMIIYRDGDLLLSIKEDTSWSKPKKLPSQINTTLSVETSACLNYTMDTLYFVSNREDLSIGGLDVMMSIKDKNGKWGEATSLGETINTAHDEEGVALSRDGNTLYFSSRGHNSMGGYDVFKSTRDFQGNWSTPENLGTPINSPYDDVYFMIRANGRHAYYSSARKGGYGEKDIYRISILDSEKELSTAKKDIAFILLDKDSINMLHTPQHTDHLKDMRKVTVSATADLLRSIYQFSVLSKADSVNHIE from the coding sequence ATGAAAAAAATTATTTACAGTTTAATAATTCTTATTATATCTACACATTCTTTTGCACAAGAAATAGTACCAGATACTATTACAAGTACAGAAAGCTCTTTTGCTATTATTGATGATAACATGGTTTTTGTAAGAGAGCTTGTCCGCTTAGGAGACAGTCTCTTTTATGAACTAGATCAACCCGATGAAGCTTTTAAGTACTATATGGGTGCCTACGACTTTATTAGTGAAGAAGGAAGCATTAATATTAAAATTGGACAATGTTTTTTGGCTTCGGTAACAGAACAAAAAGCTGATGCTGTATTCTACCTCGAAAAAGCGTTACAATTAAATGAAACTATTTCTAGCGATCTTTTTTATGACTTAGGAAGGGCTTATCAATTTGATGAGAAATGGAATGAAGCAATCAAGTACTACCATAAAAGTTACAATGCATTAGACTCTTCTAAATATGAAGTCATTGATAAAAAGATAAAAGAATGCCAGTATGCAAGAACATTTTATGACTTTCCAAATGAGCATATCATTATAAAGAACCTAGGTCCAGAAGTCAACTCAAAATATTCTGATTTTTGCCCTTTAGTAGATGCTGTAGAAGATGACCTTTATTTTACAAGTAGGCGTCATGAGTTTAGAACAGACAATCCAGATATCTTAACACACCTTACGGAAAACATCTATCACTCTCATAGAAGTGATTACGTAAATTGGGCTACACCCTACCCTATTCCAATGAATACGGATGATCATTCAGCAACAGTTTCTATTTCTATGGATGGGTCTGAAATGATAATTTATAGAGATGGTGATTTATTGTTATCTATAAAAGAAGATACTTCTTGGAGTAAACCAAAAAAATTACCTTCACAGATAAATACTACACTGTCAGTAGAAACCTCTGCTTGTTTAAATTACACAATGGATACGCTTTATTTTGTAAGTAACAGAGAAGACCTTTCTATAGGCGGTTTAGATGTTATGATGTCTATTAAAGATAAAAATGGAAAATGGGGCGAGGCTACTTCTCTTGGAGAAACAATCAACACAGCTCATGATGAAGAAGGTGTTGCTCTTTCAAGAGATGGGAATACATTATATTTTAGTTCAAGAGGACATAATTCTATGGGTGGGTACGATGTTTTTAAATCAACTAGAGATTTTCAAGGAAATTGGAGTACTCCAGAAAATTTAGGAACACCTATAAATTCACCATATGATGATGTATACTTCATGATTAGAGCAAATGGAAGACATGCTTATTATTCATCTGCAAGAAAAGGTGGTTATGGCGAAAAAGATATTTATAGAATTAGTATTCTAGATAGTGAAAAAGAACTTTCGACTGCTAAGAAAGATATAGCATTTATACTTTTAGATAAAGATTCTATAAATATGTTACATACACCTCAACATACAGATCATCTTAAAGATATGAGAAAGGTAACTGTTAGTGCAACAGCAGATTTATTAAGGTCTATTTATCAGTTTTCTGTACTTTCTAAGGCTGATTCTGTTAATCATATAGAATAA
- a CDS encoding 6-pyruvoyl trahydropterin synthase family protein has product MIYINRREFFNAAHKLYNPKWTKEQNEDFFGPCANENWHGHNFEMLVTVKGLPDPDTGYVMNMKDLGKIMNEFIIDKVDHKNLNLDVDFLKDKMTSCETLAIEFWKILAPKVKEFAPNADLHCIELHETRKNFVQYYGE; this is encoded by the coding sequence ATGATTTACATAAACAGACGCGAGTTCTTCAATGCAGCTCACAAGTTGTATAATCCGAAATGGACAAAAGAACAAAATGAAGATTTTTTTGGTCCTTGTGCAAATGAGAATTGGCATGGTCATAACTTCGAAATGTTGGTTACAGTGAAGGGACTTCCTGATCCTGACACAGGATATGTAATGAATATGAAGGACTTGGGTAAAATCATGAATGAATTCATCATAGATAAAGTTGACCATAAAAACTTAAATCTAGATGTTGACTTCTTAAAGGATAAAATGACAAGCTGCGAAACTTTGGCAATTGAATTCTGGAAAATTCTTGCTCCAAAAGTAAAAGAGTTTGCACCTAATGCTGATTTACATTGTATTGAATTACACGAAACTAGAAAAAATTTCGTGCAGTACTACGGAGAATAA
- the lpxB gene encoding lipid-A-disaccharide synthase: protein MKYYLIAGEKSGDLHASNLMKEILVKDPDAEFRFWGGEEMQKVGGTMIHHYADISFMGFLEVAKNLVPIYRYLNECKKDILCWKPDVVILVDFSGFNLKIAKYVKPRGTKVFYYISPKVWAWNQNRAKRIRKVVDRMFVIMHFEKAFYKKFDYDVDYVGNPLFDAIKQFTPSPSFFTDNNINPDKKIIAILPGSRFQEVSAIMNTMLTIIPKYSNEYQFIIAGVENLPANLYDEAKALGVKVIFNQTYDLLTHATSAVVTSGTATLETALFDVPQVVCYRTSTVTYSIVKALIKVKFISLVNLIADKEVVKELIQKDFTTERLEEELEYTLTTKREKILSDYAEMKAKIDTEGTSKKAANLMYKYLTEGVPEQKF from the coding sequence ATGAAATACTATTTAATAGCAGGAGAAAAATCAGGAGATTTACATGCTTCAAATTTAATGAAGGAGATTCTTGTAAAGGATCCTGATGCTGAATTTCGTTTTTGGGGTGGAGAAGAAATGCAAAAAGTTGGCGGAACGATGATTCATCATTATGCAGACATCTCCTTCATGGGGTTCCTTGAAGTAGCAAAAAACTTAGTTCCTATTTACCGTTACTTAAATGAGTGTAAGAAAGATATCTTATGCTGGAAACCTGATGTTGTTATTTTGGTTGATTTTTCTGGGTTTAACCTCAAAATTGCAAAATATGTAAAACCTAGAGGAACAAAAGTTTTCTATTACATATCACCTAAAGTTTGGGCTTGGAACCAGAACAGAGCCAAAAGAATTAGAAAAGTAGTGGATAGAATGTTCGTAATCATGCACTTTGAGAAGGCATTCTATAAAAAGTTTGATTATGATGTAGATTATGTGGGTAATCCTTTGTTTGATGCTATTAAACAGTTTACTCCTTCTCCATCATTCTTTACAGACAACAATATTAACCCTGATAAAAAGATTATTGCCATATTACCTGGTAGTAGGTTTCAGGAAGTAAGCGCTATCATGAATACAATGCTTACTATTATTCCTAAATACAGTAATGAATATCAGTTTATAATTGCAGGTGTTGAGAACTTACCCGCAAATTTATACGATGAAGCCAAAGCACTTGGTGTAAAAGTTATCTTCAATCAAACTTATGATTTACTTACTCATGCTACATCTGCAGTAGTTACATCTGGTACGGCAACATTAGAAACAGCTTTATTTGATGTACCTCAAGTAGTCTGTTATAGAACTAGTACGGTAACTTACAGTATTGTTAAAGCTTTAATTAAAGTGAAGTTTATCTCGTTAGTAAATCTAATTGCAGATAAAGAAGTAGTAAAAGAACTTATTCAGAAAGACTTTACTACAGAAAGATTAGAAGAAGAATTGGAGTATACTTTAACTACTAAAAGAGAAAAAATACTTTCTGATTATGCAGAAATGAAAGCAAAAATAGATACTGAGGGCACTTCCAAAAAAGCTGCAAACCTTATGTACAAATACCTTACAGAAGGAGTACCTGAACAGAAGTTCTAA